TCTGCTTACTAACAGTGCCCAATAAGGTTAAACCCGGTATATATGCCACCGCGCAAGCTGTTTGTATCTGTCTGTTCGGTTAAATCAATTCGCAAAAGGCTCTATTCACTTGCTAACTACCTAGTTTAAAACCAAGTGCAGTGAGTTAAGTCTGGGCGCTCTAAACAGTCGAGCAACTGATTTTCGATATCTAGCGGTAATGGAGTTTGACAATTTTTTATCTAGATCCGTTTCTAGCGTTTCTTTTCTTGGTCTCCTTGGTCATTGTTTCTCAGCCTTTCACAACCTGAACAGAGGTCTTGTTACTCTGATTCATGTTTAACGTCTTGCTTCATTTAAACAAGGAACTTCCCGTCGAATTTATGCCACTGCTTAATAATTATAACTTTATTTATTATCGCTTCACATGCATTTCAATACGGGAATGGCAAGGGAACACGAGCAAAAACGTCTTCCTCAAAGCGAACGTCTCAACAACAGGCTTGAAATGAAACGAGCGACTTAAATAACGCCTGCAATAACACGGTAACAAGATAGAACATCCGGACTCACTAACACCTTATTACGCTCGAACTGACACgtttaaactttcttttttttccccagaacAATATCACACTGGAACGACAGTTTACAGACACAGTGTGACTAAACGTTGTATAAATTTGTACTCGCTTGTTCCTAATTTGTTCTGTTTTGTTTGTATGCATTCTATTGCCACTCTGCTTGGACCGAAAGGTcggcagtatgtactaaataaataggATAAATATGCAGAGCTTGTCTTGCCTGGCGCACTGCGAACGACgaaggaaagaacacgctgaggAGGGAGCCGCAGCGAACGTCTCCCGACACCGCAGGCTGCGCGCAGGCCTCCAGGGAGAAGTTGAGGCGGTAGCACAGGAGCGTCGCCACGGAACTCACGTTGACCGCTGCGGGAAGGGCGTGAAAGAAGCTTGGAATTTCCCACAACAATTACCACAGAGAAATCTGGCATTACTGGCTCGCATTAGTGTACGAATGCAGGCAATAAATTTACCGGCTTCGCCATCTTGTCGTCGCCATTCTCAAGTTTTCCTCGTTTGAATCTGCCATTGAAGATTTTTCGATGTAGCCTATGACATGTACTTTTCTTCAGGGCttccttctgtaacgccttcgggcattGAATGTATTCATGTATTCATATAGATAAATAAAGACATATACGAGATCTGAAAACACTGCCCAGTAGGCACCatgagattgattgattgattgattgattgattgattgattgattgattgattgattgattgattgattgattgattgattgattgattgattgattgattgattgattgattgattgattgattgattgattgattgagtgattttTGGCGCAAGGGCTGCAGTtctgaccaaagagcgccagtacACCATAGAAATGACGGGCAGTACACGGACATGCCTAATCTGCGTCCTTCTCGCTTCAAACGACTTTGTGACCACTCAACTTTATCATATTCAACAAAATGTTTGATGCAAGTGAAACAATCCATAAATCACCTGCATGCGCGAAGAGAATAAGTCTAGAAAGTTACGAGTGCTTGGAAAGTCGGGACAATTTCTGAGTTTGTGAGGCATGTCGTCACGGTCCAAGTTTTTCTGTTACCGCGAAAGATTTTGAACGGATTCGATTTAAACGCGGTGAGGAGTAGAAGGAGCCAGCCGTCAAAGCAAGTACGATGCAGAGACGTTCAACAGGCTCATCGCAGACTCAACTGTCGCACGAAGATCTGTCACTCATCCCAGAGAGGAGCGAATAGATCTTCGTGAATTCCGCACTCATCCACAAGTGACACAACAATGTGGCATAGTCACGGGGGAGGCCTCGTTGTAGCTGGAGCTTCGTAGAAGGGCCAAGTACTCGCAAGCGATTACTGGAGAGAGAAGAGAGTGCGAGAACGCTTGGAAAGCCATAAatggtgcaaaaaaaaataaagaaaggtggCGACACCACACTTAAATCCCCGTACCAGCTCCTCGCAACGTCACTAATATTTTTCGCAGCATTTCTCCGCTGCTTATTATGCGCTCGGCTTTGAGGGGGAATTACCTTGCATTTGAAAGTATACAAGCACTCAAAGTGAAACGCTCTCGGGTCATTTTCTGCACGACAGCGGACGAACTAGACCGAAATATGCAACTCAACTCCGTCGCAGTCGGCAGTGATACTTTGGTCGCAAAATTCAAGAAGGGAGGTTTGGCCTCTTATTGTCTCCGCTGAGGAAAGAAGTAAGCAAAAGTTATTTTTAGCTGCTGAGGCGCTTCATACTGTCATTCATGCCAAGCTGTTTTCATCAACGGCCCCGAAACCTGGCGTCGGAAAGGAAGAAGCGTAACTCACGCAGTTCGAGCTCGGAGAGCACCGCTTGGTAGAGGCCCTCAAGATTGAAGAGCGCTGCGGCAGGATCAGTGATGCGGGGCAACTCGTCAAACATGCACTGCAAATTAAAGTGAGCACTTCTACGTCATGAAAGACCACACATTGTTATctagggaaaacagggggaaggcgggagatggaaattcaagacaatcaTCGAAACGAGATCAAGGCTAAAAGAGAAGCgcacgtttcgacaagtggacttgccttcttcaagCTGACCTTCAAAAATCCTTGAACAATCCTTGAACAATCCTTGAAGGAAGGAAGTAAAGaaactttatttttcaaaaagaaaagtagGCGAGCGTGGTTGggtccttagtccagggctccactggcgcgagcggctcgctgggcttggttcAGGAGAGCCACTTGAACAATCCTGGAAACAATCCTTGAAGAAGAcacgtccacttgtcgaaacgctggctcctgctttcaccttgttctcgttttactgATCGTCTACACATTCCTATGTCATTGTTGTACGCCAGCGTCGCACATGCAAACTCCCATGTCACGTCCTTGTTTCTCTTCGTGAAACtaaacaaaaaaatttttgcagctCCAACGTGATCGAACCTATCAAGATGCGTTCCCTGCAGCGAAGCATATCATCCATATTTCGTCGTAAATATGACTTGAATACTCactataggccgcgtgcaccgcctatagaggcgccactgatagccacctagcgggcgcttccaacaatacgcgtgggagcagtagcagacgacaacgctttgcagcaagggtgactgaagttcgcggctgcgatttgtccttggttcgggcgccagactgcttcttctgcggtgacagctgtagggaagacgcagacctctgtaggagcgggtatgaacaaggtgttaccggtgtttggggcaacatggtccacatacgcgccaggtgcgtcccgcagacaaacgccatgaagaccatttacatgaagtggagctcatgtaaactagccgacaaattttgttgactaatgcgatgtctcgaccgtttttttttttatttaattctacccttgccgtaatgctgcttctgtacctcaataataagcacccgccgttagtgcagacttagataacaaatccgcacggtgcgatgtctgcatataccgttgtgatttttctgccgatgaatacatgtgacgccgccgaataagtgtagtgaaagtcgcctgaagtagaataattgcgaatttattgatagaaacgcgtacactatagtcaacgaagccaccaaacgcacgggttaataaaagcgcgtgttagcgctgtaccgccgatgaactgccgttcgcgctgcagtttttgcaattttaatttccctaagggaactgcttggaaacgtacaaagctatagtgtgacaaacattgcagtactttttttaaatgttactagagagaaaggccacatgatatatttaaaggcagagcagcgccagtcaaattagatacagcgctggcggcaaggccgggtttagtcctatgcggcgtaatcatactaagaaataattcagctgagtgcaaaattcacttgcaagaagcgactacgttgtgaaacaaacaaatcactcggcgtgttaagtctgctcagacagcatcaaggtatgatgtgacgcgaactactcagcgaaaaatggatcagcgaaaaatagaacaaaaataccatatgcagtaactattagcaattctcgccctgagctacctattttctaaacacatttcccaaaaaaccacaatatctaaggtgccctcgggcgaaatgaataaagctgttaaagaagcacttgcttggtgtcattccgataagacacagcgtgatttataccctttacaaacgaggcagggtgaaaacctcgcagctcaaaagaatcaggagttatgcatgaagcaactagcaacagttaaacatgggcgaagccacgcataaaataaatgtaaaaacatgaagtgcgcgacagctggtgcgaggatttaccgggccacataaaactaacaatttcagttcttgcaaacttctgtagctttaacatgcaaaacaatgcgctcatgcagtcgtgctgcctagctagcccaacgcggtaaagaagcggaaaacaatataagcggcaaacggcattccgaactttagcgaaatgcctttcaaccgcaggttgcactgcagacgaacttcgtcgcttacccgtctaactacaattgagtaaaaaaataataataaaaaagaaaaaacaccgaagcgacaaaggaaaggatgagaacaagaaatttcgcgccgaagctacgatccattgccaccgttgctcctgctgatgaggctttgcggggaataattagaaccgtatcaccggcacgttttcgccggtatttgagcccccccaccctgcaacaattcttcttcgacattcttcggaagctttggccatcccacacatgcgaagggtgttgcttattttgctctgaaaacacaaataagatggagaagcactatcagcgacgcaacaaactacggcgtgctacggcgcgcggctcgctcctctcccatgcgttctgcgcaaggccgccaccagtggcgcggccatcggcgtgcacgccgcgtatactccgttccatacatagcagtcaacgctgtggaagctacgaaagaagttcggtcaagaaaatgtatcactccgcgcgttccgtccctGCTTTACTGCGCGCCAGCAGCGTTtcctcgcgcgagcatgcacgtgagctCCTCGCGACGGATTTCAAATAAAAAGAACACCCcgaaatgaacaagaaaaataaatatgatGCAAAACAATGCACTGGCAGCCGCATGTCACAGTGTTTTCTTTCTAAGCACTacaacttgtttcattcaatactgagactacataaaaaaaagaatcgcgcacaattgcggtcaaaaaacatcgaactatatccaagtgcgaacgaagccaccgCAAGAAGTCTCTCTCGCCTCCGCAGCGTTGACTGACATGTATGGAGCGCAGTATAACTGCAATTTATGGACTGAAGTATTtcccgtaaagtaattaattatatGTTAGTTGGTTTAATTATGTTAATTGTTCTTTCATTTCTCGTACAGTTAATGGCCGCCTCATTTATTATGTCAATGGTTAGAACTGTGCTATTTGCCGCAGTCCATTTTTAAAGCTTTGGTGCCGCTAAACAAGTTGACAGTCACTCAAGTATCTTTATGTGAGCCACCTTAGTCTAcattaattcaccttcattcccTTTACTTCTGCTTAATTCACTGTAttccaccttaagtcaccttagTTTCGTCTAAATTGTACCAtctataatccaccttaatcgagGTTCATTCACCTTCATGCACTTTACGTCACCTTAATTCATTTTACTCCACTTTAAGTAATGTTACTGTAACTTGCGCTAACTTTAATTCACTGTAATTCACTGTAATTAAGCTCAATCAAGGTCAATTACAAGTTGATTCAAGCGaacccggaggcccgggttccaTTCCCACTCAGGCcgagatttacaaaattttcgTTTCAAAGGCATTAATTAACTTTGTTTACACGAGCATCCttgagaaatgtgacgtcaattCGAGCATATTTTCACGTGTTTTTAGTCCTTCAGCTGTCGGCCATTTTTCCAACCGCCGCTTGATCACGCAAACTTATTGATCACGCAAAGCAAACTTATTTTCGGCGTTTCGGCCGGGGACCAACCTGTATCAATAATGGTTTAATATGCGTAGCAACAGCTGTTTTATGCATTTCGGCTAGAGTCTTAGTGCAACATTGTGCGATAACTACTTTCTGCGCAATGCAGCACCGTTGGAGCCCACCGCGTGTCGAcacttccctttctttctttctttctttctttctttttttctctttctctctttctttctttctttctttcttcctttctttctttctttctttcttttttgctttctttgtctGGTTTCACGCTGCTTAACAAGATGAAAAACTAACTACCCCGGTGTTATAGTACTGGTATGATTATATCTGATTATTTAATGTGGCTGTTATGGGAATATCGGATTTTTTGTGCCCATTTACTCTTCATGAACTGGCACCCATATGATGTCCTAAACATCACACGTACGGAATTAAGCAAGACTCCGTGTATCGTCCTATGGTTATTTGGCATACAACAACCAAAAGCGCAAGCATTTAAACCTTGTGCTTCATGCTACAAGGCGTCCGCAGATGCCCCAAAATCAAAGTATCagctaaagaagaaagaaatgaagtatTATGTAAATTTGAAACAAAAAACATAATAGTGTACTTACATCAAAAAATTGCTCCAAGTCTTCTCCTAGCCCTTCctgcaaaaagaaatgaagaaaatattGCTAACTTCTGCGAAGATTTATATGTCCTCCAGTCACAAGTGTAGAAAAAGCAAATCGGCAACTTACAGCGTTCGTGCCACAGTCACCTAACCTCGTATCGAGACACTGTGAATGAAAAGTGAGTGGCGTTACTTTTGTTTTTAGTCAGATGTCATGACGTTGCCTCGGCCCTTACCTGTGACAGACCTCCAACGTTTGGCAACAGGACGTTGTCACACTGCGCTACAGAGAAAATCGCAGCTGCATTATTGTGATGCAAAAGGCGATCTCGTTATTATCTTTATCGCACAAACAACCGCAATAGCATTCAAGTTCCCCCTCTCTCAATTGCAGTCGCGCCTGTGCATGTGTCTCACAAACTAATAATGAAACCTGGCATGTGGAGAAAAGACATATTTACGCAATTTCCTTAGTTTTTTTACAAGGTTTTGATCTAATATACGATGTGTCCTCGTGAAGGCTCGGTAATTAAAAATAGCCCAGTGAGGTTTTCTGCCACGATAACACCCAGGCCCGCACACAGAATTAGCGCAATAATCACTGTCTTAACATTTGAGAACTTAAAATTCGTGAATCAAAAGCTAATTATGTAACTCATTCAGAGCGTTAAAATTTAGAAATTGAATTCGTTCAACACTCATGTTATCTCTGCTTAGCAGGAATCCTTAAATATTTGTCTAGAAATTGTTCATCAAATGCTGTGGCACCTAGCACCGTATTGTTTGGCGCAGCGGGAGCAAGGTATTCGTAAGAATATTAGGTGCAATGCAAATGCACTTCGTCCCAAGCTTGAGGACATTTACCTCAGATATCCGTTGATGCGCGGTTATATAGCCTGAAAATTCTTGTTAACCGAACATCATTTCCGTAACCGGCTTCACAATTACATATTTCCTAaattaaaaaaatgtatttcattATCGTATGCTGGTAACGGAAGAGGTAACCAGTGCTTATTCATGATTCCCCTATATCTGGTTACCCGTAAAGTTCATTACTGTGGCCCCACAGCATAGTCCTAAGGAATTCAAGCATTCCCTGAAGCCGCTTGTATATTAGCTAGCGAAAACTAAAGCAATACAACAACGCAATGTGAAAAAAAGGATAATTGGACGACTACAGCGCGACACGCACACTTCCCTAGGGAAGAACTCGCCTGACGGCATGGAAGCTAATCATTTCAATGTGAAAAGCTCTGTTTTCGACATGGTTGAGAAATGTCAGCAATACAAGCAGAAAGACACAACCAACTTACCGTGGGACCGGGCGAGTGCTGAAACAAGAATGACGCAGCTCAGAACACTCGGAAAACTCATGGCTGCAGCGTTAGGCCTTGCGGTGAACTCAAACAACTTAGAGAACCTAACCAAGCGGTGTGTGAAATTCCAATGAGTGAGTGTCTTGCGGAGCTTCGAGCGCCCTTGTCAGCAGACCGGGAAGCGAAGACCAGCGCGTCGAGACCTTGTCCCTGCTACGTCATCGGCACACGTCACGTTGGCAGCCATTGTTTTGCCCCGGTGTGTGAGGTTTCTTCCACTAGGCAGTGACACAGAGTTTCCAAAATCAGTGCTGAACTTGTATACACTTGTGTGCATGTGTTTTAAACTTAGATCCTGCCAGCGGAGCTGCCTTGTGCACTTCCTTCAGGTCGCTTTAGTGTGTCAAGAA
Above is a genomic segment from Dermacentor andersoni chromosome 8, qqDerAnde1_hic_scaffold, whole genome shotgun sequence containing:
- the LOC129383404 gene encoding uncharacterized protein; the protein is MSFPSVLSCVILVSALARSHAQCDNVLLPNVGGLSQCLDTRLGDCGTNAEGLGEDLEQFFDCMFDELPRITDPAAALFNLEGLYQAVLSELELPVNVSSVATLLCYRLNFSLEACAQPAVSGDVRCGSLLSVFFPSSFAVRQARQALHIYPIYLVHTADLSVQAEWQ